The following proteins come from a genomic window of Streptomyces sp. GS7:
- the secE gene encoding preprotein translocase subunit SecE, whose amino-acid sequence MTDALGSIDMPERGRSEDDATESQKKPRRGGKRGKKGPFARLALFYRQVIAELRKVVWPTRSQLSTYTSVVIVFVVIIIGLVTVIDLGINRVVGYVFG is encoded by the coding sequence GTGACGGACGCCCTGGGCTCCATCGACATGCCTGAGCGTGGTCGTTCCGAGGACGACGCCACGGAATCCCAGAAGAAGCCCCGCCGCGGAGGCAAGCGCGGCAAGAAGGGCCCCTTCGCGCGGCTCGCGCTCTTTTACCGCCAGGTCATCGCGGAACTCCGTAAGGTCGTCTGGCCCACGCGCAGCCAGTTGTCGACGTACACCAGTGTGGTGATCGTCTTCGTTGTCATCATCATCGGTCTCGTAACCGTGATTGACTTGGGAATCAACCGAGTCGTCGGGTACGTCTTCGGCTGA